In one window of Pseudoalteromonas xiamenensis DNA:
- a CDS encoding ABC transporter permease, translating to MFGYYLKIAWVSIRKTPLLSLLIVLTVAVGIAASMTTYTVQYMMSKDPLPGLSDRTFQIQLNSWGPEKPYGYEGDEERTTRHITLQDAKNLLAAKQAPLQTAIGEFAEFVYSEDQSFSDGIGTDIRTVTIDFFAMMRAPFLYGTAWSAEDDEAGTDVTIISKKLNDKLFGGVNSIGKSIVIGERQYRIVGVMDDWPMLPKFYGAPFEAYQPTRDVFVPFFNQIRHELLTRSELAFNCWTAPADDSIRAFFNSECVWIMFWVQLDTPSDRKRYLDFIFDYAKDQRQFGRFQRDGFHKMYSVEEFLLNEEVVSKDTRIGVWLAFLFLIVCLLNCMSLMTAKFHSKAAEVGLRRAVGASKQNLFAQFSCEILLLALFASVLGMLMTLAGLHFTKSAYSYLSAELMTMDVNMVLATLGLAIVATMAFGLLPIIKAIQVQPASQLKSQ from the coding sequence ATGTTTGGTTATTACCTAAAAATCGCTTGGGTTAGTATTCGCAAAACCCCATTGCTAAGTTTACTTATTGTGTTGACCGTTGCGGTAGGTATTGCAGCCTCAATGACGACTTATACGGTTCAATATATGATGTCTAAAGACCCTTTACCAGGGTTGAGCGACCGCACCTTTCAGATCCAGTTAAACAGTTGGGGACCTGAAAAGCCCTATGGCTATGAAGGGGATGAAGAGCGTACGACTCGTCACATTACCCTTCAAGATGCCAAAAACCTACTTGCAGCGAAGCAAGCTCCGTTGCAAACAGCGATTGGTGAATTTGCTGAATTTGTGTATTCAGAAGATCAGTCTTTCTCTGATGGTATCGGAACGGATATTCGAACGGTGACGATTGACTTCTTTGCTATGATGCGCGCGCCATTTTTATATGGAACCGCTTGGTCAGCCGAAGACGATGAAGCGGGTACGGATGTAACCATCATTTCTAAAAAGCTCAATGACAAGTTGTTTGGCGGTGTGAATTCCATTGGCAAAAGTATCGTTATTGGTGAACGACAATATCGTATTGTCGGTGTTATGGATGACTGGCCTATGTTGCCAAAGTTCTACGGTGCGCCTTTTGAAGCTTATCAACCCACTCGAGATGTGTTTGTGCCTTTTTTCAATCAAATTCGGCATGAGCTGTTAACGCGTTCTGAGCTTGCTTTCAATTGCTGGACGGCGCCTGCTGATGATTCCATTCGGGCGTTTTTCAACTCGGAATGTGTTTGGATCATGTTTTGGGTTCAATTGGATACACCATCCGATCGTAAACGGTATTTAGATTTCATATTTGATTATGCGAAAGACCAACGACAATTCGGCCGTTTTCAACGTGATGGCTTCCATAAAATGTACAGCGTTGAAGAATTCTTGCTGAATGAAGAAGTGGTGTCTAAAGACACGAGAATTGGCGTGTGGTTGGCGTTTTTATTCTTGATCGTGTGTCTTCTTAACTGCATGAGTCTCATGACCGCTAAATTTCACAGTAAGGCGGCGGAAGTGGGATTACGACGTGCGGTTGGCGCGAGTAAACAAAATCTTTTTGCTCAATTTAGTTGCGAAATTTTGCTTTTGGCATTATTTGCTTCGGTTTTAGGGATGTTGATGACGTTGGCTGGATTGCACTTTACAAAAAGCGCCTACAGCTATCTGTCTGCGGAATTAATGACGATGGACGTGAATATGGTCTTGGCGACGTTAGGACTTGCGATTGTTGCAACCATGGCGTTTGGTCTGCTCCCTATTATCAAAGCGATCCAAGTTCAGCCAGCTAGCCAGCTTAAAAGTCAGTAG
- a CDS encoding efflux RND transporter periplasmic adaptor subunit translates to MRRAQEGHEKQVVSDIDYQKAKDDLQNAEREYTLTLKAVELLKESLKFEVKNRELEFNRQNVFVEELQRQVNALEIKSPVAGLVGNLTVQEKTNVEKNQPLLSVVDLTQYEIEVQIPEQYGDDLALGMAAEINLNSQMLSGELIAISPEIVKGTIASKIRLSGEYTISLKQNQRLTSRIILEQKDNVRYLPRGQFMQNSAGQYIYKVANGVATRTPIRLGSESLSQIEVLSGLLPGDTVVVSDLRVFNDAEQARIVE, encoded by the coding sequence ATGCGCCGTGCACAAGAAGGTCACGAGAAACAGGTAGTCAGTGATATTGATTATCAAAAAGCAAAAGATGATTTGCAAAACGCAGAGCGAGAATACACGTTAACGTTGAAAGCGGTTGAACTGTTGAAAGAGAGTCTCAAGTTTGAAGTGAAAAACCGCGAACTGGAGTTCAACCGACAAAACGTCTTTGTAGAAGAGTTACAAAGACAGGTCAATGCGTTAGAAATTAAATCACCAGTCGCTGGGTTGGTCGGTAACTTGACCGTTCAAGAAAAGACCAATGTAGAAAAAAACCAACCTTTGTTGAGTGTGGTTGATTTGACTCAATACGAGATTGAAGTACAGATCCCTGAGCAATATGGTGATGATCTTGCCCTAGGTATGGCCGCAGAAATCAACCTCAATTCTCAAATGTTGTCAGGTGAACTCATTGCAATTTCACCCGAAATTGTCAAAGGAACTATTGCCAGTAAGATCCGTTTGTCAGGCGAATACACGATTTCTCTTAAACAAAATCAGCGCCTCACCAGCCGAATCATTTTGGAGCAAAAAGACAATGTGCGCTATTTGCCACGAGGTCAGTTTATGCAAAACAGTGCAGGTCAATATATTTATAAAGTGGCTAATGGGGTGGCGACCCGTACACCAATTCGTCTGGGGTCAGAGAGTCTAAGCCAAATAGAAGTGTTATCTGGATTGTTACCGGGAGATACCGTTGTGGTTTCAGATTTGCGTGTGTTTAACGATGCTGAACAAGCTCGAATAGTAGAATAA
- a CDS encoding efflux RND transporter periplasmic adaptor subunit, with translation MSYIPDTSAQDTKIVSKKPTWKKWLLLGSVIAAGYFVAPNVYGWFNNERAIDVNQLKMATVKQGQFVRDISVQGKVVAAKRPTLYSPSSGTVTYLVKAGDTVVIDQPIAIIDSPELTSETHSAAG, from the coding sequence GTGAGTTATATTCCAGATACTAGCGCTCAAGACACCAAGATTGTAAGTAAAAAGCCTACATGGAAAAAGTGGCTGTTGCTTGGCAGTGTTATTGCTGCTGGCTATTTTGTAGCGCCGAATGTTTATGGGTGGTTTAACAATGAAAGAGCAATTGATGTCAATCAATTGAAAATGGCGACAGTGAAACAAGGCCAATTTGTAAGAGACATCTCTGTACAAGGCAAAGTTGTTGCGGCCAAGCGGCCAACACTCTATAGCCCATCGTCGGGTACGGTTACCTATTTGGTTAAAGCAGGTGATACGGTTGTTATAGACCAACCGATTGCAATAATTGACAGTCCCGAGTTAACGAGTGAGACTCACTCAGCAGCAGGCTGA
- a CDS encoding ABC transporter ATP-binding protein, which produces MLKMTNLGKTYITDSVKTEALRPFDLSISQGEFVAVTGPSGSGKTTFLNITGLLENYSSGQYVLDGQDITSLSDKARSKIRNEKIGFIFQSFNLIPELNLYDNIDMPLRYRSFSSKERDSRIMQVLEQVGLAGRKNHYPHQLSGGQQQRVAIARALAGTPSFLLADEPTGNLDSQMAAGIMSLLKDIHQQGTSIIMVTHDPNQAAQAQRVIEVRDGVLRDARPIKVAAEAAIA; this is translated from the coding sequence ATGTTAAAAATGACTAATTTAGGCAAGACCTACATTACAGATAGTGTCAAAACAGAGGCCCTTCGCCCATTTGACCTATCCATTTCTCAAGGCGAGTTTGTTGCAGTCACTGGGCCATCAGGGTCGGGTAAAACAACCTTCCTTAATATTACCGGACTGCTCGAAAACTATTCGAGTGGTCAATACGTTTTAGATGGTCAAGATATTACCTCGCTTTCAGATAAAGCCCGTTCAAAGATTAGAAACGAAAAAATAGGCTTTATTTTCCAAAGCTTCAATTTGATACCTGAATTGAACTTATATGACAATATTGATATGCCTTTACGTTATCGCTCTTTCTCTAGTAAAGAACGTGATAGTCGAATTATGCAAGTGCTTGAACAAGTTGGTTTAGCAGGACGCAAAAACCATTATCCACATCAGCTCTCTGGTGGACAACAGCAGCGCGTAGCGATTGCTCGTGCGCTTGCAGGTACGCCGTCATTTTTATTGGCGGATGAACCAACAGGGAATCTCGACTCCCAAATGGCGGCTGGCATTATGTCGTTATTAAAAGATATTCATCAGCAGGGCACGAGTATCATCATGGTCACCCATGATCCGAATCAAGCCGCGCAAGCTCAACGCGTAATTGAAGTTCGTGATGGTGTCTTACGAGATGCAAGGCCTATAAAAGTAGCCGCTGAAGCGGCAATCGCATAA
- a CDS encoding sigma-54 dependent transcriptional regulator, which yields MASATQTTAMTATILIIDDKPDVRLSARFLLSNYGYQIEEADSPAIGLARLAQKSVDLVLLDMNFALDTTSGAEGLYFLDKLAAFNESNGTCIAAIAMTAWANTELIVQALHKGASDFIEKPWDNKRLVQIIDNTTKVSKLKRSNLALEQQLQDAQDEVWLNSQSPVMQAFLSQLERVAKTQANVLLIGENGTGKSSFAQYLHQQSSSHGAFVSVNMAAITETLFESEMFGHVKGAFTGADKARIGRFELAREGTLFLDEVAATPISQQAKLLRVLESGEFEKVGSSHTMTAKPRIVSASNEAFETLIKQGVFRQDLFFRLNTVTLKVPALRERREDIPMLAKQFLAKHGQTHGVPKKQLSSDAERYLSAQNFAGNLRELSQLMERLVILTSDIHVTPDMIAQVQNPNSAAAPLCKSAHAELPLMTIDEAEQQLLKLALTNTNGNTENAATILGLSKSAIYRRLEKYQIVAKDFQQKAGIL from the coding sequence GTGGCTTCGGCCACGCAAACAACGGCAATGACTGCAACCATTTTAATCATTGATGACAAACCGGATGTGCGCCTCTCTGCGCGATTCTTGTTAAGCAATTACGGCTATCAAATCGAAGAAGCGGATTCTCCAGCCATTGGATTAGCGCGGCTTGCGCAAAAGTCCGTTGATCTCGTTCTGCTCGACATGAATTTCGCATTGGATACGACATCAGGTGCTGAAGGCCTTTATTTCCTCGATAAACTTGCTGCATTTAATGAATCAAATGGTACATGCATTGCCGCCATTGCGATGACGGCATGGGCAAATACTGAACTTATTGTTCAAGCGCTTCATAAAGGTGCGAGCGATTTTATTGAAAAGCCTTGGGACAACAAGCGACTTGTCCAAATCATCGACAATACAACCAAAGTGTCCAAATTAAAACGAAGTAACTTGGCGCTGGAACAGCAACTTCAAGATGCGCAAGATGAGGTATGGCTCAACTCCCAATCCCCTGTCATGCAAGCCTTTTTATCGCAATTAGAGCGCGTTGCGAAGACGCAAGCAAACGTTTTATTGATAGGCGAAAATGGCACGGGCAAATCTTCATTCGCGCAATATTTACATCAACAGAGTTCATCACATGGCGCGTTTGTTTCGGTAAATATGGCTGCCATCACGGAAACTCTATTCGAAAGCGAAATGTTTGGTCATGTAAAAGGGGCATTTACGGGTGCAGATAAGGCGCGTATCGGCCGCTTTGAACTTGCCAGAGAAGGGACTCTGTTTTTAGATGAAGTGGCAGCAACCCCCATCTCTCAACAAGCTAAGTTATTGCGTGTGTTGGAAAGTGGTGAATTTGAAAAAGTAGGCAGTAGTCATACGATGACCGCGAAACCGCGAATTGTCAGTGCCAGCAATGAAGCATTTGAAACGCTTATTAAACAAGGCGTGTTTCGCCAAGACCTGTTTTTCCGTCTAAATACCGTCACTCTTAAAGTACCCGCACTTCGCGAGCGGAGAGAGGATATTCCTATGCTGGCGAAGCAATTTTTAGCAAAACATGGCCAAACCCATGGCGTGCCGAAAAAACAACTTTCCAGTGATGCCGAACGCTATTTGAGCGCGCAGAATTTTGCAGGCAATTTGCGTGAATTAAGCCAACTAATGGAACGCCTCGTTATTCTAACGAGTGACATTCACGTTACGCCTGACATGATAGCGCAAGTCCAAAATCCGAATTCAGCAGCGGCTCCGCTTTGCAAATCTGCCCATGCAGAATTGCCCTTGATGACCATTGATGAAGCGGAGCAGCAACTTTTAAAGTTAGCACTCACAAACACCAACGGAAACACTGAAAATGCAGCAACGATCCTTGGGCTGAGCAAAAGTGCCATTTACCGACGATTGGAAAAGTACCAAATTGTGGCCAAAGATTTTCAGCAAAAAGCAGGTATTCTTTGA
- a CDS encoding isochorismatase family protein, translated as MTTALIIIDTQDSFFHTPYWETSHFESFKQNMSDLVNYFQANNLPIVKVLHVDDVDQNSPFCLLNGFVKPMDFLPSKYDRVVHKTVHNAFTDTGLLRWLTRNGIRKLVISGIRTEQCCETTTRVASDLGFAVEFVLDATLTFAMTSPFTSKVHSVEEIQAHTALVLNKRFATITSAQDYGISE; from the coding sequence ATGACCACAGCTTTAATTATCATCGACACACAAGATTCTTTCTTTCATACGCCCTATTGGGAGACAAGTCACTTCGAATCATTTAAGCAAAATATGAGTGATTTGGTGAATTACTTTCAGGCGAACAACTTACCAATTGTGAAAGTGTTACATGTTGACGATGTTGACCAAAATAGTCCTTTTTGTTTATTGAACGGTTTTGTGAAGCCGATGGATTTTTTACCGAGCAAGTATGATAGAGTCGTACACAAGACAGTACACAATGCATTCACTGATACGGGATTATTACGTTGGTTGACTCGCAATGGTATTCGTAAGTTAGTGATAAGTGGTATTCGAACTGAGCAATGTTGTGAAACAACGACACGCGTTGCTAGTGATCTAGGCTTTGCGGTGGAATTTGTGTTGGATGCCACGCTCACGTTTGCAATGACAAGTCCGTTTACTTCGAAAGTACATTCAGTCGAGGAAATTCAAGCTCACACCGCACTCGTACTGAATAAGCGTTTTGCAACGATAACTTCTGCTCAAGATTATGGAATTTCAGAATAA
- a CDS encoding sensor histidine kinase has translation MIKSQEDLTRIVALSVTLVIVLLASILVWQYQARPLFLITLWVCLLPICYLGYTRFKQALFTPYRNIQTQLDAIQNGETHVRSQIGFQTGVAKSLHDDVLKLAEQASRWQVDNQHHALLVNELLQSMNSPIVVINEDNRVIMGNGALSNWLGYGWHSVRLKRLDTLGFTFNDQWNLVSNNESEQLRTSQILLDGKLHTLILITDIQDALSAKQQQSWQQIVRVMSHEIKNSLTPIKSLAQTLAEFSNDDTQKQMLGVIVERSAQLHQFVANFADLEKPITLSPSTIDTQLLCLNLTTLYPSLTVSFDTESIYADKALLEQVLINLIKNAFEACDSEKTDPMVELHIKQSNTFTTITVQDNGIGLSNLDNLFVPFFTTKKEGQGIGLVWCKRVIENHNGKLNLYQTQERTVAEIRLPVQQ, from the coding sequence TTGATTAAGTCACAAGAGGATCTGACGCGCATCGTCGCGCTCAGCGTGACGCTCGTCATTGTATTGCTTGCCAGTATACTCGTGTGGCAGTATCAAGCGCGGCCACTTTTTCTCATCACGTTGTGGGTATGTCTATTACCTATTTGTTACTTGGGATACACACGTTTCAAACAGGCGCTTTTTACGCCTTATCGAAATATTCAAACACAGCTCGACGCAATCCAAAATGGGGAAACTCATGTGCGTAGCCAAATTGGATTTCAGACCGGTGTGGCCAAGTCCTTACATGATGACGTATTGAAACTTGCGGAACAAGCGTCTCGGTGGCAAGTCGATAATCAGCATCACGCATTGCTTGTGAATGAACTATTGCAATCCATGAACAGCCCAATTGTGGTAATTAACGAAGATAACCGTGTCATTATGGGCAATGGGGCACTTTCAAATTGGCTGGGCTATGGCTGGCATTCGGTTCGCCTAAAGCGTCTCGACACCCTTGGATTTACTTTCAATGATCAATGGAATTTAGTAAGCAACAATGAAAGTGAGCAGTTACGTACAAGCCAAATATTATTGGATGGTAAATTACATACGCTTATTCTCATTACGGACATACAAGATGCCTTGTCGGCCAAACAACAGCAGAGTTGGCAGCAAATCGTGCGCGTCATGAGCCACGAAATCAAAAACTCATTAACGCCCATTAAATCGCTTGCGCAAACCCTTGCTGAATTTTCGAATGACGATACACAAAAGCAAATGCTCGGCGTCATCGTAGAACGAAGTGCGCAGCTCCATCAATTTGTCGCAAACTTTGCGGATTTGGAAAAGCCAATCACCCTCAGCCCCTCGACAATTGATACTCAATTGCTGTGCCTCAATTTGACGACACTGTACCCCTCGCTTACCGTGTCGTTTGACACTGAATCTATTTATGCTGACAAAGCGTTACTCGAGCAAGTACTTATTAATCTTATCAAAAATGCCTTTGAAGCCTGTGACTCAGAGAAAACCGACCCGATGGTCGAATTGCATATCAAGCAGTCTAACACCTTTACGACGATCACCGTTCAAGATAACGGCATTGGCTTGAGCAATCTGGATAATTTGTTTGTACCATTTTTCACCACTAAAAAAGAGGGTCAAGGGATCGGTTTAGTCTGGTGTAAGCGAGTTATCGAAAACCACAATGGAAAACTTAACTTGTATCAGACGCAAGAGAGAACGGTCGCTGAGATTAGACTGCCAGTACAACAATGA
- a CDS encoding S41 family peptidase: MKTTSLFLCSSFLIAFAGQSFALTQSDKLTIQHAVESSITSHYVETSKIPKIMALLETLNSSSEWQLAETEEQVAHLLTDTLQQVDKHFAVNQIPTTTTTEKKEPWFHKLARKNYGFTDVVVLDGNIGYLSFWGFADVTPSLRAKLASVMKVLEDVDALIIDLRENGGGSAQMVQLLSGYFLPEKTHLNSFYNRQTDATTEFWSETNIAGKVRADVPLYILTGPNTFSAAEEFSYNMKHLKRGVIVGEKTKGGANPWQYFPLEHTSRIALPVSKAINPITKTNWENVGVLPDVAVAAKNAKTEAYYQAIQLLLKTSADQDAFLVRERESVAATFNRELTSRND; encoded by the coding sequence ATGAAAACGACATCTCTGTTTCTCTGTTCTTCTTTCCTTATTGCGTTTGCAGGGCAAAGTTTTGCGCTGACCCAAAGTGATAAACTCACTATCCAACATGCCGTGGAATCGTCAATTACCAGCCATTATGTCGAAACATCCAAGATCCCTAAAATTATGGCCTTGTTGGAAACATTAAACTCATCATCAGAATGGCAACTAGCAGAGACAGAAGAGCAAGTAGCTCACTTATTAACGGACACACTTCAGCAAGTAGATAAGCACTTTGCGGTGAATCAAATTCCCACAACGACAACGACTGAAAAGAAAGAACCATGGTTTCATAAACTTGCTAGGAAAAACTATGGCTTCACCGACGTCGTCGTTCTCGATGGCAATATCGGCTATCTAAGTTTCTGGGGGTTTGCGGATGTTACACCCAGTTTACGTGCTAAGCTCGCGAGCGTTATGAAGGTGTTGGAAGACGTTGATGCACTCATTATTGATTTACGTGAAAATGGCGGTGGGAGCGCTCAAATGGTTCAGTTGTTAAGTGGGTACTTTTTGCCAGAAAAAACTCACTTAAATAGCTTTTACAATCGTCAAACGGATGCCACTACGGAATTCTGGAGTGAAACAAACATTGCTGGGAAAGTGAGAGCAGATGTTCCCTTGTATATTTTAACTGGGCCGAATACGTTTTCAGCCGCGGAAGAATTTAGTTACAACATGAAACACCTAAAACGTGGTGTGATTGTGGGTGAGAAGACAAAAGGAGGTGCAAACCCTTGGCAATATTTTCCTCTTGAACACACGTCGCGCATTGCTTTGCCTGTTTCTAAGGCAATTAATCCGATTACCAAAACGAATTGGGAGAATGTCGGTGTTTTACCGGATGTCGCGGTTGCGGCCAAAAACGCTAAAACAGAAGCGTATTATCAAGCGATTCAATTGTTGTTAAAAACAAGCGCCGATCAGGATGCTTTTTTGGTACGTGAACGGGAAAGCGTTGCGGCGACGTTTAATCGAGAATTAACGTCTCGTAATGACTGA
- a CDS encoding ABC transporter permease: protein MRDLKPILKTIKVRLMGPALLALQIAVTFTILVNAFFMIEQKEAMISKPSGVDEANIFRVLSNQPFPKEEYEARLDETIEAIRSIPGVQAVSMLNTLPLAGFGTYDELTRTPEGRRETWTATFMGSTDAYQTLGLELVAGQGFTKQDEITVAFEAQSHPSDVLVTRALAEKLYPDNWEEALGKTIYLTMIPHQIKGILAEMNGPWGTWFAAKISVLKPVRDANEVLPLAVRAEPGEIDVVMERVKEYLLKTPRRQITYLDKFVDIKAKNYQRESAALNTLWIVLLGLTFVTALGIFGQSRFAIMKRRKQIGVRRALGASQWHVLRYFLTENAIVTSIGILFGCVFAIVLNQYTVSHFEFNLIPAGYFVFGAAFCLVLGQVGVLVPALQASRLSPAIATRTV, encoded by the coding sequence ATGCGTGATTTAAAACCAATACTTAAAACCATAAAAGTGCGCTTGATGGGGCCTGCCTTACTCGCGCTACAAATTGCCGTAACGTTTACGATTTTGGTCAATGCCTTTTTCATGATTGAACAAAAAGAAGCAATGATTTCAAAGCCAAGCGGCGTTGATGAAGCGAATATCTTTCGTGTGCTCTCTAATCAACCTTTTCCAAAAGAAGAGTATGAAGCACGCCTCGATGAGACTATTGAAGCAATTCGCAGTATTCCCGGAGTGCAAGCAGTGTCTATGCTGAATACGCTGCCGCTCGCCGGATTTGGCACTTACGATGAGCTTACTCGAACACCTGAAGGGCGTCGCGAAACGTGGACGGCTACCTTCATGGGGAGCACAGACGCCTACCAAACACTTGGCTTAGAGCTAGTTGCAGGCCAAGGATTTACTAAACAAGACGAAATAACTGTCGCATTTGAAGCGCAGTCTCACCCAAGCGATGTATTGGTAACCAGAGCGCTGGCTGAAAAACTTTATCCAGACAACTGGGAAGAGGCGCTTGGAAAAACCATCTACTTGACGATGATTCCTCATCAAATCAAAGGAATTTTAGCTGAAATGAATGGTCCTTGGGGAACGTGGTTTGCGGCCAAGATTAGTGTTCTTAAGCCTGTGCGAGACGCGAACGAAGTACTTCCATTAGCGGTAAGAGCTGAACCTGGCGAGATTGATGTAGTGATGGAGCGTGTCAAAGAATATTTATTGAAAACACCTAGAAGACAAATTACCTATTTGGATAAATTCGTTGATATCAAAGCAAAGAATTACCAAAGGGAGAGTGCCGCGTTAAACACATTGTGGATAGTGTTATTGGGTCTAACGTTTGTTACAGCGCTGGGTATTTTTGGTCAATCACGTTTTGCCATCATGAAACGCCGTAAACAAATCGGTGTTCGTCGTGCGCTCGGTGCGAGTCAATGGCATGTATTGCGTTATTTTTTGACAGAAAATGCGATAGTTACGTCTATAGGCATTTTATTCGGTTGTGTTTTCGCGATTGTTTTAAACCAGTACACGGTGAGTCATTTCGAGTTCAACCTTATTCCGGCAGGCTATTTTGTGTTTGGCGCGGCGTTTTGTTTGGTACTGGGCCAAGTTGGCGTGCTCGTGCCTGCACTGCAAGCCAGCCGTTTGTCCCCAGCAATCGCAACCCGTACCGTCTAG
- a CDS encoding GlxA family transcriptional regulator — protein MEFQNNVIKNIYFVISKAVLPLDLGGPLQVFLEAQRAVTPIALHYVSPTSEQVLGGGLTLANLSPLPQTLLCHDVVVLPGSYGSFDYCLSEEGEVVADWLKHTVRQQLVFTICSGAFMAAKAGLLANKKCTTHHELTERLKLAYPELNVLETCLFVEDGNMLTSAGISSGIDAALHFVAKQFGDELSMKVAREMLVYFRRDGRDSQQSVWLNGRNHLHRAVHRAQDLICARLHQDIRVASIASDVGISERQLSRLFKQAIGIGVQQYINSLKIVRAKQLLQTRHIDIESRRY, from the coding sequence ATGGAATTTCAGAATAACGTTATAAAAAATATCTATTTTGTGATCTCTAAGGCCGTCCTCCCGCTTGATCTGGGCGGTCCATTGCAAGTGTTTTTAGAAGCCCAGCGCGCTGTGACTCCTATTGCTTTGCACTACGTAAGTCCGACGAGTGAACAAGTATTGGGGGGCGGGTTGACCTTAGCCAACTTGAGTCCTTTACCTCAAACGTTGCTTTGCCATGATGTGGTTGTGTTGCCTGGGAGTTATGGCTCGTTTGACTATTGCTTAAGTGAAGAAGGCGAAGTAGTCGCCGATTGGCTTAAGCACACTGTGCGTCAGCAACTCGTGTTCACCATTTGCAGTGGTGCATTTATGGCCGCGAAGGCAGGTTTATTGGCCAATAAAAAGTGTACAACTCACCATGAGTTAACTGAGCGATTGAAATTGGCTTATCCAGAGCTAAACGTGTTAGAAACATGTCTTTTCGTCGAAGATGGCAATATGTTGACGAGTGCAGGTATTAGTTCGGGGATTGATGCAGCATTGCATTTTGTTGCCAAACAATTTGGCGACGAGCTGTCAATGAAAGTGGCACGTGAGATGTTAGTGTACTTTCGCAGAGACGGACGAGATAGCCAACAGAGTGTTTGGTTGAATGGACGAAATCATTTACATCGTGCCGTACATAGAGCACAAGATTTGATCTGCGCTCGCTTGCATCAAGACATTCGTGTCGCGTCTATTGCCTCTGACGTGGGGATCTCCGAGCGGCAACTCAGTCGCTTATTTAAACAAGCAATCGGTATTGGTGTTCAGCAATACATCAATTCACTTAAAATCGTTAGAGCTAAACAGCTCCTACAGACCCGCCATATTGATATCGAGTCTCGTCGCTACTGA